Proteins encoded by one window of Streptomyces sp. NBC_01571:
- a CDS encoding transcriptional regulator: MAGDEFAGLLRELKERSGLSYGVLAKRLHVSTSTLHRYVNGDAVPTDYAPVERLARACRATPEELVELHRRWVLADALRGQKGTAAGALAGASADADADADADENGDGNGEGNGDGAAVAAAVADVAADVAPETGPGSAPESGRAAGPDAGREAVAQAPVRRSRRAVALAAAGAVVVAAVASTALVVHLGSGRSDDDAKGHAVAVGVPPGARPRADSTPTGARQGSASPSASRDAGPEVSSSSVGGAVDQDTATGKGAGEDGSAEDGATAPTVVADPYKWDDPCSQHYLVNRKAAQVPPPPNEADARGWVGALGGVAGGQQMLALTVQGTGRATVVLKGLHVRVVEKNAPLAWNDFAMGVGCGGGVETKSFGVDLDAGRPVTAPKAGQRDFPYKVSESDPEVFYVFADAQAHDVSWYLELDWSSGSKSGTVRVDDHGKPFRTSGSVGRPAYDYPLGGSEWQTAAPAG; the protein is encoded by the coding sequence GTGGCCGGGGACGAGTTCGCGGGACTGCTTCGGGAGTTGAAGGAGCGGTCCGGGCTCAGTTACGGGGTGCTCGCGAAGCGGCTGCACGTGAGTACGTCCACGCTGCACCGGTACGTCAACGGGGACGCCGTACCGACGGACTACGCACCGGTGGAGCGGCTCGCGCGGGCGTGCAGGGCGACTCCGGAGGAGCTGGTGGAGCTTCACCGGCGGTGGGTCCTCGCGGACGCGCTGCGGGGGCAGAAGGGTACGGCCGCGGGGGCCCTGGCGGGAGCGTCAGCCGACGCCGACGCCGACGCCGACGCCGACGAGAACGGGGACGGGAACGGCGAGGGGAACGGCGACGGGGCTGCGGTAGCGGCTGCCGTGGCGGACGTCGCCGCGGACGTCGCGCCGGAGACCGGGCCGGGTTCCGCGCCGGAGAGCGGTCGGGCGGCCGGTCCGGACGCCGGGCGGGAGGCCGTGGCTCAGGCGCCGGTGCGGCGGAGTCGACGGGCCGTGGCGCTCGCCGCCGCCGGTGCCGTCGTGGTGGCCGCCGTCGCCTCCACCGCGCTCGTCGTGCACCTCGGCTCCGGCAGGAGCGACGACGACGCCAAGGGGCACGCCGTGGCCGTCGGCGTCCCGCCCGGCGCGCGCCCGCGTGCCGACAGCACCCCGACCGGCGCGCGTCAGGGATCGGCGTCGCCGTCCGCCTCGCGCGACGCCGGACCCGAGGTGTCCTCCTCCTCGGTCGGCGGGGCGGTGGACCAGGACACAGCCACCGGGAAGGGCGCCGGCGAGGACGGATCCGCCGAGGACGGCGCCACCGCGCCGACCGTCGTCGCCGACCCGTACAAGTGGGACGACCCGTGCAGCCAGCACTACCTGGTGAACCGGAAGGCCGCACAGGTGCCACCGCCGCCGAACGAGGCGGACGCACGGGGGTGGGTCGGCGCGCTCGGCGGGGTCGCCGGCGGGCAGCAGATGCTCGCGCTGACCGTGCAGGGCACCGGGAGGGCCACCGTCGTCCTGAAGGGTCTGCATGTGCGGGTAGTGGAGAAGAACGCGCCGCTCGCCTGGAACGACTTCGCGATGGGTGTCGGCTGCGGCGGCGGTGTGGAGACGAAGTCGTTCGGCGTGGACCTCGACGCGGGGCGGCCCGTGACCGCGCCCAAGGCCGGACAGCGGGACTTCCCCTACAAGGTCAGCGAGTCCGACCCCGAGGTGTTCTACGTCTTCGCGGACGCCCAGGCGCACGACGTGAGCTGGTACCTGGAACTGGACTGGTCCAGCGGGTCGAAGAGCGGCACCGTGCGGGTCGACGACCACGGGAAGCCGTTCCGGACCAGCGGGAGCGTGGGGCGTCCCGCGTACGACTATCCGCTGGGCGGAAGCGAGTGGCAGACGGCGGCTCCCGCCGGGTAG
- a CDS encoding SAM-dependent methyltransferase, protein MPGDALSQDPAELRRRIDTTRAHPARVYDVFLGGKDNYPVDRNAAAAALAANPRGYLDVRHNRDFLRRAVTTLTRDEGVRQYLDIGTGLPTRENVHQIAQRTDPTSRVVYVDNDPVVLAHARALLTSGPEGVTDYIDADLKRPAQILQEAAKTLDFDQPVALVLVAVLHFIEDDEAYPIVRDLVKALPSGSRVVLSHLTEDLNPENVRAVQRTYTERGFTFVLRSRAEVERFFTENGLEPDEPGVVPVHHWRPDGAAPAPEAADPAYLATLDDIEKVRYRDINDVTDADINVYGATAVKR, encoded by the coding sequence ATGCCCGGTGATGCTCTCAGCCAGGACCCCGCCGAGCTGAGAAGGAGGATCGACACCACCAGGGCGCACCCGGCTCGCGTCTACGACGTCTTCCTCGGAGGCAAGGACAACTACCCGGTCGACCGGAACGCGGCCGCCGCGGCGCTCGCGGCGAACCCGCGCGGCTACCTCGACGTCCGGCACAACCGGGACTTCCTGCGGCGGGCGGTGACCACACTGACCCGGGACGAGGGCGTCCGCCAGTACCTGGACATAGGTACGGGACTGCCCACGCGGGAGAACGTGCACCAGATCGCCCAGCGGACCGACCCCACGTCACGGGTCGTGTACGTCGACAACGATCCGGTGGTCCTCGCCCACGCGCGGGCGCTGCTCACCAGTGGGCCGGAAGGGGTGACCGACTACATCGACGCCGACCTCAAGCGGCCCGCGCAGATTCTCCAGGAGGCCGCGAAGACCCTCGACTTCGACCAGCCGGTCGCGCTCGTGCTGGTGGCGGTCCTGCACTTCATCGAGGACGACGAGGCGTATCCGATCGTGCGTGACCTGGTGAAGGCGCTGCCGTCCGGGAGCCGGGTGGTGCTCAGCCATCTCACCGAGGACCTGAACCCGGAGAACGTCCGGGCGGTGCAGCGGACGTACACCGAGCGGGGGTTCACGTTCGTCCTGCGGTCCAGGGCCGAGGTCGAGCGGTTCTTCACGGAGAACGGGCTCGAACCGGACGAGCCGGGCGTCGTTCCCGTGCATCACTGGCGGCCGGACGGGGCGGCGCCCGCCCCCGAGGCGGCCGACCCCGCGTACCTCGCGACCCTCGACGACATCGAGAAGGTCCGCTACCGCGACATCAACGACGTCACGGACGCCGACATCAACGTCTACGGGGCGACCGCCGTCAAGCGCTGA
- a CDS encoding DUF4253 domain-containing protein: protein MATLPNPLPKLAADPSGHTLGLELPAGRLIDATGDGPWHEPLLWHAGGPAAPGGWAALEPARRTSGLLPLLIDVGGGQGGPEDWELMPAEMSYPGDHDAEEVLAEFWDEYAADELGADGDHPGKQAVVEVFGAQGTYDETVAPFGPAWPGLAPATEQEADPDARAAEIADSLADSGSWLKEPRLALVPARRSADVPAAIGWSGPLNYEGDVARLCAVLRSWEDRFGIRVVALTFDQLVLSVAAPPRTRDEAAAVAAEHFAFCPDNITQGHHETLRAYAEHEVLGQRAWSFWWD, encoded by the coding sequence ATGGCGACACTTCCGAACCCGCTGCCGAAGCTGGCGGCCGACCCGAGCGGGCACACGCTCGGGCTTGAACTCCCGGCCGGGAGACTGATCGACGCGACCGGGGACGGCCCGTGGCACGAGCCGTTGCTGTGGCACGCCGGCGGACCGGCGGCCCCCGGCGGCTGGGCGGCGCTGGAGCCCGCCCGGCGGACGTCCGGGCTGCTCCCCCTCCTGATCGACGTGGGCGGCGGCCAGGGCGGCCCGGAGGACTGGGAGTTGATGCCGGCCGAGATGTCGTATCCCGGGGACCACGACGCCGAGGAGGTGCTCGCGGAGTTCTGGGACGAGTACGCGGCGGACGAACTCGGCGCGGACGGGGACCACCCCGGCAAGCAGGCCGTCGTCGAGGTCTTCGGCGCACAGGGGACGTACGACGAGACGGTCGCGCCGTTCGGCCCCGCCTGGCCCGGTCTCGCGCCCGCCACGGAGCAGGAGGCCGACCCCGACGCGCGTGCCGCCGAGATCGCCGACTCCCTTGCGGACAGCGGCTCGTGGCTGAAGGAGCCGCGCCTGGCCCTGGTCCCCGCGCGCCGCAGCGCCGACGTCCCGGCGGCGATCGGCTGGTCCGGCCCGCTCAACTACGAGGGGGACGTGGCCCGCCTGTGCGCGGTGCTGCGCTCGTGGGAGGACCGCTTCGGCATACGGGTCGTGGCTCTCACCTTCGACCAGCTGGTGCTGTCGGTGGCGGCGCCGCCCAGGACCCGGGACGAGGCCGCGGCGGTGGCGGCCGAGCACTTCGCCTTCTGCCCGGACAACATCACCCAGGGCCACCACGAGACGCTGCGCGCGTACGCGGAGCACGAGGTGCTCGGTCAGCGGGCGTGGTCCTTCTGGTGGGACTGA
- the argS gene encoding arginine--tRNA ligase has product MASVTSLTASVHQRLADALTAALPEAGSADPLLRRSDRADFQANGILALAKKAKANPRELATQVVARVESGEVIKDIEVSGPGFLNITITDRAITENLAARYADGERLGVPFVEHPGTTVIDYAQPNVAKEMHVGHLRSAVIGDAVVQILEFVGESVVRRHHIGDWGTQFGMLIQYLIEHPHELDHQGGEVSGEEAMSNLNRLYKAARTLFDSDEEFKTRARRRVVDLQAGEPETLAMWQKFVDESKIYFYSVFEKLDMEIRDPDVVGESGYNDMLDETCRLLEESGVAVRSEGALCVFFDDIKGPEGNPVPLIVRKSDGGYGYAATDLSAIRDRVFRLKASTLLYVVDARQSLHFKMVFETARRAGWLNDDVKAHQLAFGTVLGKDGKPFKTREGETIRLVDLLDEAIERATTVVREKAEKVGLSEQEIGENGRYVGIGAVKYADLSTSAVRDYKFDLDQMVSLNGDTSVYLQYAYARIRSIFGKAGDRTPLAHPELGLAPAERALGLHLDRFGETLEEVAAEYAPHKLAAYLYQLASLYTTFYDQCPVIKPAPAQEVAENRLFLCDLTARTLHQGMALLGIRTPERL; this is encoded by the coding sequence ATGGCCTCGGTCACGTCCCTCACCGCTTCCGTCCACCAGCGCCTCGCGGACGCCCTCACGGCAGCCCTGCCGGAGGCCGGTTCCGCGGACCCGCTGCTGCGACGAAGCGACCGGGCCGACTTCCAGGCCAACGGGATCCTGGCGCTCGCGAAGAAGGCGAAGGCGAACCCGAGAGAGCTGGCGACGCAGGTCGTGGCGCGGGTCGAGTCGGGTGAGGTGATCAAGGACATCGAGGTCTCCGGACCCGGCTTCCTGAACATCACGATCACCGACCGGGCGATCACCGAGAACCTGGCGGCGCGGTACGCGGACGGCGAGCGCCTCGGCGTGCCGTTCGTGGAGCACCCGGGCACGACGGTGATCGACTACGCGCAGCCGAACGTGGCGAAGGAGATGCACGTGGGTCACCTCCGCTCGGCGGTGATCGGCGACGCGGTGGTCCAGATCCTGGAGTTCGTGGGCGAGTCCGTCGTACGGCGTCACCACATCGGCGACTGGGGCACCCAGTTCGGCATGCTCATCCAGTACCTGATCGAGCACCCGCACGAGCTGGACCACCAGGGTGGCGAGGTCTCCGGCGAGGAGGCCATGTCGAACCTGAACCGCCTCTACAAGGCGGCGCGGACGCTCTTCGACTCCGACGAGGAGTTCAAGACGCGGGCGCGGCGCCGGGTGGTGGACCTCCAGGCGGGCGAGCCCGAGACGCTGGCCATGTGGCAGAAGTTCGTGGACGAGTCGAAGATCTACTTCTACTCGGTCTTCGAGAAGCTGGACATGGAGATCCGCGACCCGGACGTGGTCGGCGAGTCCGGTTACAACGACATGCTGGACGAGACCTGCCGTCTCCTGGAGGAGTCCGGCGTCGCCGTCCGCTCGGAGGGCGCCCTGTGCGTCTTCTTCGACGACATCAAGGGCCCCGAGGGCAACCCTGTCCCGCTGATCGTGCGGAAGTCGGACGGCGGCTACGGGTACGCGGCGACGGACCTGTCCGCGATCCGCGACCGGGTCTTCCGGCTCAAGGCGTCGACGCTCCTCTACGTCGTGGACGCCCGTCAGTCCCTGCACTTCAAGATGGTCTTCGAGACCGCGCGCAGGGCGGGCTGGCTGAACGACGACGTGAAGGCGCACCAGCTCGCCTTCGGGACGGTGCTGGGCAAGGACGGCAAGCCGTTCAAGACCCGTGAGGGCGAGACGATCCGGCTGGTGGACCTGCTGGACGAGGCGATCGAGCGGGCGACGACCGTGGTCCGTGAGAAGGCCGAGAAGGTGGGCCTGAGCGAGCAGGAGATCGGGGAGAACGGCCGGTACGTCGGTATCGGCGCCGTGAAGTACGCGGACCTCTCCACCTCCGCCGTCCGGGACTACAAGTTCGACCTGGACCAGATGGTCTCGCTGAACGGCGACACGTCGGTGTACCTCCAGTACGCGTACGCCCGTATCCGGTCGATCTTCGGCAAGGCCGGCGACCGTACGCCGCTCGCGCACCCGGAGCTCGGACTGGCCCCGGCGGAGCGGGCGCTGGGTCTGCACCTGGACCGGTTCGGGGAGACGCTGGAGGAGGTCGCCGCGGAGTACGCGCCGCACAAGCTGGCGGCGTACCTGTACCAGCTGGCGTCGCTCTACACGACGTTCTACGACCAGTGCCCGGTGATCAAGCCGGCCCCGGCCCAGGAGGTGGCGGAGAACCGCCTGTTCCTCTGCGACCTCACGGCCCGCACGCTCCACCAGGGCATGGCCCTGCTGGGCATCAGGACGCCCGAGCGGCTCTGA
- the lysS gene encoding lysine--tRNA ligase, whose product MPIVAQSTETTDWVSRFADEVIAESERRAPGKPVVVASGLSPSGPIHLGNLREVMTPHLVADEIRRRGLTVRHLISWDDYDRYRKVPVGIPGVDDSWAEHIGKPLTSVPAPKGSEYPNWAEHFKAAMTAALAELGVEYDPISQTEQYTAGAYREQVLFAMRHRGDIDAVLEQYRTKKAPAKKQQGQKPVDEAELEAAEGSGAAAEDDGSSTSGYFPYKPYCGRCDKDLTTVTAYDDETTELTYTCSACGFSETVRLSEFNRGKLVWKVDWPMRWAHEGVIFEPSGVDHSSPGSSFQVGGQIVGIFGGEQPIGPMYAFVGISGMAKMSSSKGGVPTPADALQIMEPQLLRWLYARRRPNQSFKIAFDQEIQRLYDEWDKLAGKVADGSVLAADAAAYARAVGTAAGELPRTPRPMAYRTLASVADITAGAEDQTLRILSELDPENPLGSLDEVRPRLDKAETWINTQVPAEERTVVRAEPDAGLLASLDDQGHESLRLLLDGLDKNWSLDGLTHLVYGVPKVQAGFPADATAKELPPEIKVAQRTFFALLYHLLVGRDTGPRLPTLLLAVGQDRVRKLLSA is encoded by the coding sequence GTGCCGATCGTGGCTCAGAGCACCGAGACCACCGACTGGGTCTCCCGTTTCGCGGACGAGGTCATCGCCGAGTCGGAGCGTCGTGCCCCGGGCAAACCGGTCGTCGTCGCGTCCGGACTCTCCCCCTCCGGCCCCATCCACCTCGGCAACCTGCGCGAGGTCATGACCCCGCACCTGGTCGCCGACGAGATCCGCCGCCGCGGCCTCACCGTGCGCCACCTGATCTCCTGGGACGACTACGACCGCTACCGCAAGGTCCCCGTCGGCATCCCGGGCGTCGACGACTCCTGGGCGGAGCACATCGGCAAGCCGCTGACCTCCGTCCCCGCCCCCAAGGGCTCGGAGTACCCGAACTGGGCCGAGCACTTCAAGGCCGCGATGACCGCGGCGCTGGCCGAGCTCGGCGTCGAGTACGACCCGATCAGCCAGACCGAGCAGTACACCGCGGGCGCCTACCGCGAGCAGGTCCTGTTCGCGATGAGGCACCGCGGCGACATCGACGCCGTCCTGGAGCAGTACCGCACCAAGAAGGCCCCGGCCAAGAAGCAGCAGGGCCAGAAGCCCGTCGACGAGGCCGAGCTCGAAGCCGCCGAGGGATCCGGCGCCGCCGCCGAGGACGACGGCAGCTCCACCTCCGGGTACTTCCCGTACAAGCCCTACTGCGGGCGGTGCGACAAGGACCTCACCACCGTCACGGCCTACGACGACGAGACGACCGAGCTGACGTACACCTGCTCGGCCTGCGGTTTCTCCGAGACCGTCCGGCTCAGCGAGTTCAACCGCGGCAAGCTGGTCTGGAAGGTCGACTGGCCGATGCGCTGGGCCCACGAGGGCGTGATCTTCGAGCCGAGCGGTGTCGACCACTCGTCCCCCGGGTCCTCCTTCCAGGTCGGCGGCCAGATCGTCGGGATCTTCGGCGGCGAGCAGCCGATCGGACCGATGTACGCCTTCGTCGGCATCTCCGGCATGGCCAAGATGTCCAGCAGCAAGGGAGGGGTCCCCACCCCGGCCGACGCGCTGCAGATCATGGAGCCGCAGCTGCTGCGCTGGCTGTACGCTCGCCGCCGCCCCAACCAGTCGTTCAAGATCGCCTTCGACCAGGAGATCCAGCGGCTCTACGACGAGTGGGACAAGCTGGCGGGCAAGGTCGCCGACGGTTCCGTGCTGGCCGCCGACGCCGCCGCGTACGCCCGTGCCGTGGGCACCGCCGCCGGGGAACTGCCCAGGACCCCCCGCCCGATGGCGTACCGCACCCTCGCCTCCGTCGCCGACATCACCGCCGGCGCCGAGGACCAGACCCTGCGCATCCTCAGCGAGCTCGACCCGGAGAACCCGCTCGGCTCGCTCGACGAGGTCCGGCCCCGGCTCGACAAGGCCGAGACCTGGATCAACACCCAGGTCCCGGCGGAGGAGCGCACCGTCGTGCGCGCCGAGCCCGACGCCGGACTGCTCGCGTCCCTCGACGACCAGGGCCACGAGTCGCTGCGACTGCTCCTGGACGGCCTGGACAAGAACTGGTCCCTGGACGGCCTGACCCATCTCGTCTACGGCGTCCCCAAGGTCCAGGCCGGCTTCCCGGCCGACGCCACCGCGAAGGAACTCCCGCCGGAGATCAAGGTCGCCCAGCGCACGTTCTTCGCGCTGCTCTACCACCTGCTCGTCGGACGCGACACCGGCCCTCGGCTGCCCACGCTGCTGCTCGCCGTCGGCCAGGACCGGGTGCGCAAGCTGCTCAGCGCGTAA
- a CDS encoding DUF2637 domain-containing protein — protein sequence MHRILIGVVVAGALVIAGIGFAGSYAAVRELALKKGFGNFAYVFPIGIDAGICVLLALDLLLTWIRIPFPLLRQTAWLLTVATIAFNGAAAWPDPLGVGMHAVIPVLFVVSVEAARHAIGRIADITADKHMEGVRLTRWMLSPLPTFLLWRRMKLWELRSYEQVIKLEQERLVYQARLRSRFGRAWRRKAPVESLMPLRLARYGVPLAETAPSGLAAAGIEPALLPPAPQLEVAREPEPTAPAVPGNAAPVREQLPASEANEPPEQPEEDYAEPQSQWLQARDPQSVAYQGGYDPTYDPDVAYRQWYEEQQQAEQFEEQQQFRARQQFEEQQRFEQQAFAQQTFPQQRYEEPVPAPEPSPEDTGTFPIPSGPGRTRELGAGGGSEPTEEDYYLVFKKSIDGSYPTSGQFRGDVEATYGTTLPQREADRMVNRFTNRHTAELQEDHIA from the coding sequence ATGCACCGGATTCTCATCGGCGTGGTCGTCGCCGGCGCGCTCGTCATCGCGGGAATCGGCTTCGCGGGTTCGTACGCGGCCGTGCGCGAACTCGCCCTCAAGAAGGGCTTCGGGAACTTCGCGTACGTCTTCCCGATCGGCATCGACGCGGGCATCTGCGTCCTGCTGGCACTGGACCTCCTCCTCACCTGGATCAGGATCCCCTTCCCGCTGCTGCGCCAGACGGCGTGGCTGCTGACGGTCGCGACGATCGCGTTCAACGGCGCGGCGGCCTGGCCGGACCCGCTGGGCGTCGGCATGCACGCCGTGATCCCGGTCCTGTTCGTGGTCTCCGTCGAGGCGGCCCGGCACGCGATCGGCCGGATCGCGGACATCACCGCCGACAAGCACATGGAGGGCGTCCGCCTCACCCGCTGGATGCTCTCCCCGCTCCCCACCTTCCTCCTGTGGCGCCGGATGAAGCTGTGGGAGCTGCGCTCCTACGAGCAGGTCATCAAGCTGGAGCAGGAGCGGCTGGTCTACCAGGCCCGGCTGCGCTCCCGCTTCGGCCGGGCCTGGCGCCGCAAGGCCCCGGTGGAGTCCCTGATGCCGCTGCGCCTGGCGCGCTACGGCGTCCCGCTCGCCGAGACCGCCCCGTCGGGCCTGGCGGCGGCCGGCATCGAGCCCGCACTGCTGCCCCCCGCGCCGCAGTTGGAGGTGGCGCGCGAGCCGGAACCGACGGCACCCGCCGTACCGGGCAACGCGGCGCCTGTCCGGGAACAGCTTCCCGCCTCCGAGGCGAACGAGCCCCCCGAGCAGCCGGAGGAGGACTACGCCGAGCCGCAGAGTCAGTGGCTTCAGGCGCGGGACCCCCAGTCCGTCGCGTATCAGGGCGGCTACGACCCGACGTACGACCCGGATGTCGCGTACCGGCAGTGGTACGAGGAGCAGCAGCAGGCCGAGCAGTTCGAGGAGCAGCAGCAGTTCCGGGCTCGGCAGCAGTTCGAGGAACAGCAGCGGTTCGAGCAGCAGGCGTTCGCTCAGCAGACGTTCCCGCAGCAGCGGTACGAGGAGCCTGTGCCCGCCCCGGAGCCGTCTCCGGAGGACACCGGTACCTTCCCGATCCCGTCCGGCCCGGGGCGTACCCGTGAGCTGGGTGCGGGTGGCGGCTCGGAGCCGACCGAGGAGGACTACTACCTGGTCTTCAAGAAGTCGATAGACGGCAGCTATCCGACCTCGGGCCAGTTCAGGGGCGACGTGGAGGCGACGTACGGCACCACGCTCCCGCAGCGCGAGGCCGACCGCATGGTCAATCGCTTCACCAACCGCCACACGGCGGAGCTCCAGGAAGACCACATCGCGTAG
- a CDS encoding DUF3558 family protein: protein MHRPAQRVGRAPRLTRILVSAAAVPVMLVAAGCSSDSGSDSGSGSGDAKASTGTSSAASPDATANAVRKAAYATLPNPCSVLSKKTLGELVPKGLKSAKAGQSNEAATRGNCSWNSLDNKGVKGSQFRWLNVSLLRFDSDAARGEGNQLAQTYYEKQVKDAQTVTGAKGTGSAPVSGAGDASTAVHYDLKKKEGTFKQQTVVTRVENVVITLDYNGAGLAGDKAPGADDLTKAAEKAAKEVVAAVATANRDGSRSGGAPDRSGAPSKSASPSASASKSAKPSKSPSPSKSASKSASPSKSAVRKS from the coding sequence ATGCACCGACCAGCACAGCGAGTAGGCCGAGCCCCGCGACTCACCCGCATCCTTGTCAGCGCAGCCGCCGTCCCGGTGATGCTCGTCGCCGCCGGCTGTTCCTCGGACTCCGGCTCGGACTCCGGCTCCGGCTCCGGCGACGCGAAGGCGAGCACCGGCACGAGCTCGGCGGCGTCCCCGGACGCGACCGCGAACGCCGTCAGGAAGGCCGCGTACGCGACGCTGCCGAACCCCTGCTCCGTGCTCTCGAAGAAGACGCTGGGCGAGCTCGTCCCGAAGGGTCTGAAGTCGGCCAAGGCGGGCCAGTCGAACGAAGCCGCGACCCGCGGCAACTGCTCCTGGAACAGCCTCGACAACAAGGGCGTCAAGGGGTCCCAGTTCCGCTGGCTGAACGTCTCCCTGCTGCGCTTCGACTCGGACGCGGCCCGCGGCGAGGGCAACCAGCTCGCGCAGACCTACTACGAGAAGCAGGTCAAGGACGCGCAGACGGTGACCGGCGCGAAGGGCACCGGTTCGGCGCCCGTCTCCGGGGCCGGCGACGCGTCGACGGCGGTGCACTACGACCTGAAGAAGAAGGAAGGCACCTTCAAGCAGCAGACGGTCGTGACGCGCGTCGAGAACGTCGTCATCACGCTCGACTACAACGGCGCCGGCCTGGCCGGCGACAAGGCGCCCGGCGCGGACGACCTGACGAAGGCCGCCGAGAAGGCGGCCAAGGAGGTGGTGGCCGCGGTGGCCACCGCGAACCGGGACGGCAGCAGGTCGGGCGGCGCGCCCGACCGGTCCGGCGCGCCCTCGAAGTCGGCGTCCCCGTCCGCGTCGGCCTCGAAGTCCGCGAAGCCGTCGAAGTCCCCGAGTCCTTCGAAGTCGGCCTCCAAGAGCGCTTCGCCTTCCAAGTCCGCGGTCAGGAAGAGCTGA
- a CDS encoding DUF3558 domain-containing protein: protein MQRKAYVPGTAVLLAALLAGCTGGSGGTDTPTDPKPGDAGATTPAAQPGKYRTLPEACAAVSHDSLDSLLPGIEQITDQEQRDTAYEGVATLTYDTDRRVGCGWKVESTDATDHLLVDFERVVSYDNAISDDTRAQDIYAAKETAADLPEPVGSATASATGSPSASASGSEAPTPSSSASTPVSGGATASAGTSGTPADLQPRELGSMGDEAFLDDKLNSASSTTQQRTVTVVFRTSNVIVTVEYAEQPTASAGAPDSKEMQDKARNLAQKLVDRFND, encoded by the coding sequence GTGCAGCGGAAGGCGTACGTCCCCGGGACCGCCGTGCTCCTCGCGGCCCTGCTGGCCGGCTGCACCGGCGGTTCGGGAGGCACGGACACCCCGACGGACCCCAAGCCGGGCGATGCCGGCGCGACCACCCCGGCCGCCCAGCCGGGCAAGTACCGCACGCTTCCGGAGGCCTGCGCCGCCGTCAGCCACGACAGTCTCGACTCGCTGCTGCCCGGCATCGAGCAGATCACCGACCAGGAGCAGCGCGACACCGCGTACGAGGGCGTGGCCACCCTCACCTACGACACCGACCGCCGCGTCGGCTGCGGCTGGAAGGTGGAGTCGACCGACGCCACCGACCATCTCCTCGTCGACTTCGAGCGCGTGGTCTCGTACGACAACGCGATCAGCGACGACACCCGGGCCCAGGACATCTACGCGGCCAAGGAGACCGCGGCGGACCTCCCCGAGCCCGTCGGTTCGGCCACCGCGTCCGCAACCGGCTCCCCCTCCGCCTCCGCCTCCGGCAGCGAGGCCCCCACTCCGTCCTCCTCCGCGTCCACTCCCGTGTCCGGCGGCGCCACCGCCTCCGCCGGTACGAGCGGGACCCCGGCCGACCTCCAGCCCCGCGAGCTCGGCTCCATGGGCGACGAGGCGTTCCTCGACGACAAGCTCAACTCGGCCTCCTCGACGACCCAGCAGCGCACGGTGACTGTGGTGTTCCGCACGTCCAACGTGATCGTGACGGTCGAGTACGCCGAGCAGCCGACCGCCTCCGCCGGCGCCCCGGACAGCAAGGAAATGCAGGACAAGGCACGGAATCTGGCCCAGAAGCTGGTCGACAGGTTCAACGACTGA